acacttgtataaaatatatttacatactgGACCATAATTTGATTACATACTAGTTTTTATGCTCATAAATACCGTGGGACATGCATGTAACCTCAGATTCCAGGTGAGCACAAAGAAACTCCCCAAAAAGAATTACATTGCATTGACTTGAAGGTGTCAGTGATCCATTAAATGTGTTGTATTGTTAGTACATTATGTTTTACTGACATGTTAGGAGAGATACTCCtataaacaaaacactttttacatGTTTCTGCAGGATATCCGTAAGGTGGTTCAGACGTTGGAGCAGACTGCTAGAGAAATACTGACAGTTCTCCAAAGTGTCCACCAGCCGACTGGATTCAAAGAAAGTGAGTGTTAAACAGTGTGAACTGTTTTGACTTGTTACTTAATGTTGTTTGAGCCCTCAAATGTgtccttctctttttcctgtctGCTACTAGTTCCCAGTAAATGTGCAAAGGCACGCGAGTTGTTCTGCACAGTCCGGACACAAATTGCAGACCTCAAAACAAAATTTCCTGTGGAGCAGTATTACAGGTAAGAGCCACTCGTCACATAATGCTTTTGTGTGCTCGGCTTACAAAGCAAATCAACTCTTGTctgcttgtgtctgtgtcattgCTTTACTCTTCTTTTTGGCTTGGCTAATATTTCCACAACTTTCTCATGCTTCTATACTATACTCAGGACTCAGAATTGACACTGGGTGGATTATCGCGatgaaataaagtaaagtgtttcgtctccctctctctgatctctctggTTTCCCCCTCAGGTTCCATGAACACTGGCGGTTTGTCCTGCAGCGCTTGGCTTTCTTAGCAGCCTTTGTCGTCTACCTGGAGAGTGAAGCTCTTGTGACTCGGGAGGAGGTGGCTCAGATACTTGGCAGTAGGTACCACTtcatgtgttggtgtgtaaCTGTTACTGAGGGATGTGGCCTGACTCTTGACTCTCTTCACCCCCCAGTTGAGGTGGTGCGAGAGAAAGGCTTTCACCTGGACGTGGAGGACTACCTGGCAGGTGTGCTGATCATGGCTAGTGAACTggtgagtttgttgttgttatattaAGAACGTACAAATGTTAGAACGATGCTTTGTGTCTCTAATACACCATGACATTTCCAGCTGTAGCATAAGGTGTACCAAGTAAAAAGTAATAGGATCATTATATGTGTAAGCTAAGTAACTGTTCAATTCGTG
This genomic interval from Seriola aureovittata isolate HTS-2021-v1 ecotype China chromosome 11, ASM2101889v1, whole genome shotgun sequence contains the following:
- the tsn gene encoding translin, producing MSVTEMFSYIQGFLSADQDVREDIRKVVQTLEQTAREILTVLQSVHQPTGFKEIPSKCAKARELFCTVRTQIADLKTKFPVEQYYRFHEHWRFVLQRLAFLAAFVVYLESEALVTREEVAQILGIEVVREKGFHLDVEDYLAGVLIMASELSRLAVNSVTAGDYNRPLRISNFINELDSGFRLLNLKNDPLRKRYDGLKYDVKKIEEVVYDLSIRGLAKESESGGDK